The following is a genomic window from Saccopteryx bilineata isolate mSacBil1 chromosome 4, mSacBil1_pri_phased_curated, whole genome shotgun sequence.
TGGGGAGGTCCCGTAGCCCTACCACCACTAAGAGGGGGCGATCGCGGTCTCGAACTCCAACTAAGAGAGGTCATTCTCGGTCCCGGTCCCCTCAGTGGCATAGGTCCCGGTCTGTACAGCGGTGGGGGCGATCTAGAAGTCCCCAGCGACGTGGCCGCTCTAGGTCTCCTCAGCGACCAGGCTGGTCCAGAAGCAGAAATATCCAGAGAAGAGGCAGGTCTAGATCAGCAAGGCGAGGCAGGTCACACTCTAGGTCCCCAGCCACCAGAGGCAGATCTCGTTCTAGAACACCAGCCCGGCGTGGTAGGTCTCGTTCTAGAACACCAGCCCGGCGCAGATCGCGATCCAGAACACTTACCAGGCGTAGATCTCGGTCTAGAACACCAGCTCGGAGAGGCAGGTCTCGATCTAGAACACCTGCTAGGCGCAGATCTAGGACCCGGTCAGTACGTCGGAGGTCTCGTAGTAGATCGCCAGCCAGGAGAGGTGGCAGGTCGCGCTCTAGAACCCCAGCCAGGCATGTCAGGTCACGCTCTAGAACCCCAGCCAGGCGTGGCAGGTCGCGCTCTAGGACGCCAGCCAGGAGAGGGAGATCTCGGTCTAGAACACCAGCCAGGAGAGCGAGATCTCGTTCTAGGACACCAGCAAGACGAGGGAGATCCCATAGTAGAAGTGTAGTTAGACGTGGGAGATCTCACTCTAGGACACCACAGAGAAGAGGCAGGTCTGGCTCATCATCAGAGCGGAAGAACAAATCCAGAACATCACAGAGGAGCAGGTCCAACTCAagttcagaaatgaaaaaatttcgtGTTTCTTCAAGGCGGAGcaggtctctctcttctccacgaTCTAAAGCAAAATCTCGCTTGTCTTTGAGGCGAAGCCTTTCTGGGTCCTCTCCATGTCCTAAACAAAAGTCTCGGACACCAGCAAGGCGCAGTCGCTCTGGATCATCCCAATCTAAAGCTAAATCACAAACACCAAGGCGAAGTCGTTCTGGCTCTTCACCCCCTAATCAGAAATCTAAAACACCGTCAAGACAAAGTCGTTCCAGTTCACCTCAATCTAAAGTGAAATCTGGCACACCACCAAGGCCAGGGTCGGTAACAAGTCCCCAGGCAAATGAACAATCGACAACACCACAAAGACAGAGCTTTTCTGAAACATCACCTGATCCTGAGATGAAGTCTAGGACCCCTTTGAGACTTAGCTGCTCTGAGTCCTCTCCTCCTAGAGTGAAATCTAGTACACCTACAAGACAAAGCCTATCTGGGTCGTCATCTCCACAACCCAAAGTGAAGACAATAACATCACcagtccagagccattctggttCATCTTCCCCAAGCTCTAGTAGGGTGACTTCTAAAACACCACCAAGACAAAGCAGGTCAGAGTCTCCCTGCTCCAGGGTGGAATCTAGATTGTTGCAAAGACACAGCAATTCTAGGTCCTCCTCACCAGATACCAAAGTGAAACCTGGAACCCCACCAAGACAAAGTCACTCAGGGTCTACTTCGCCATGCCCCCAAGTAAAGCCTCAAACTTCACCAGGGCACAATCTTCCTGGATCAAAGTCACCATGTTTCCAAGAGAAGTCTAAAGATTCACCAGTAGCACAAAGTTGCTCTGGATCCTTCTCACTCTGTCCAGAAGTAAAGTCTAGCACTCCACCAGGAGAAAGCTATTTTGGCAGCTCATCTCTACAACAGGAAGGACAATCTTACATTTCACTAGATCCTAAATCTGATGCTTCCAGTCCAGAAATGAGACAGAGTCATTATGAATCTCTGTTTCTGCAGAGCAAATCTCAGACACCTATGGGTAGCCAGTCCCGGTCGTCTTCTCCAGTCACAGAGACTGCACCCAGATCTCCAATagcacaagaaagaaacaaagtattACTAAGTCCTGGGCTTAAATCTGGAATGTCTCCTGAGCAGAACAGATTCCAGTGTGACTCTTCCTTTTATCCTGCAATGGACTGTAATTCTCTACTGGGGCAGAGTAGATTAGAGCCTTCACCTGAACCAGTAAAGAAAACAAGCTTACTCCTTCAGGAGGATATTGATGCATCATCTAGACTAAGTGACAAAGTGAGTTCTTCTCCAGTACAAAATAGAACTGAGTCTTCACCAGTACTCAAAGAGACACCTAGAACCCCCTCAAACGAAAGAGATGGTGATGGGTCATCTCCAGATACAAAAGACCAAAGTAGTGATTTAGCTAAGCCAAGCCAAGATGAGGAGTTCATGGAGGTAGTAGAAGAGTCCTCAAGCCAAGTTCCATCCCATTTATCTCCAGAACTTAAAGAAATGGCTGGAAGTAACTTTGAGTCATCTCCTGAAATAGAAGAAAGGCCTGCTATGTCTTTGACTCCTGACCAAAGCCAGTTATCACAGGCTTCTTTGGAAACAGAAGTCCCTGCAGTGACCTCAGCTTGGAGTGGGCCACATTTTTCTCCAGAACATAAAGAACTATCTAACTCACCTCCTAGGGAGAATAGTTATGGGTCACCTTTAGAATTTAGAAACTTGGGCCCTGTTGCAGAAATAAGTACTGGGTTTTCTCCTGAGGTTAAAGAAGTTTTGACTGTACCTGTTTCTAATCAGCTGGAGACAGATCCATCTCTAGACATGAAAGAACAGTTGGTGAGGTCTTCCAGATGCAGCAGTTCTGAGTTATCCCCAGATACAATGGAAAAAGCAGGAATGTCTTCAAGTCAGAGTGTCTCTTCACCAGTACTTGATACTATGCGTAGAACACCCTCAAGGGAAAGAAGTAGTTCTGCATCTTCTGAACTGAAAGATGGTTTACCCAGAACACCCTCAAGGAGAAGTAGGTCTGGATCTTCTCCAGGACTTAGAGATGGGTCTGGGTCTCCCTCAAGGCACAGCTTATCTGGGTCCTCTCCTGGAATGAAAGATATACCCAGAACACCATCCAGGGGAAGAAGCGAATGTGATTCTTCTCCAGAACCAAAAGCTTTGCCTAAGACTCCTAGGCCAAGGAGTCATTCTCCATCATCCCCAGAACTCAACAAGTGTCTTACcccccagagagagagaagtgggtcAGAGTCATCGATTGAACAGAAGACTTTGGCTAGGACTCCTCTTGGGCAGAGAAGCCGATCTGCATCTTCTCAAGAACTTGATGAGAAACCTAGTGCATCCCCTCAGGAAAGAAGTGAATCAGACTCTTCAGATTCTAAAGTTAAGACACGAATGCCACTTAGACAAAGGAGTCATTCTGGATCATCTCCGGAGGTCGAAAGCAAATCCCGACCTTCTCCTCAGCTCAGTAGGTCTGGCTCATCCCCTGAAGGTAAAGATAAGCCAAGGATAGCATCCAGGGCACAAAGTGGTTCTGATTCCTCTCCGGAACCCAAGGCTTCGGCCCCTCGGGCCCTTCCCAGACGAAGCAGATCAGGTTCATCAAGCAAAGGCAGAGGCCCTTCTGAAGGAAGCAGTAGTTCTGAGTCCTCTCCAGAACACCCACCGAAATCCAGAATGGCTAGGAGAAGCTCTAGGTCATCAGTGGAGCCCAAGATGAAGTCTCGTACTCCACCTCGTCGCCGTAGCTCTAGATCATCTGAAATAACTAGGAAGACCAGGCTTTCTCGTAGAAGCCGTTCTGCATCATCCTCACCAGAAACTCGTTCTAGAACTCCCCCAAGACGTCGAAGAAGTCCCTCAGTGTCTTCCCCAGAGCTACCTGAAAAGTCAAGATCCTCGCGTCGGCGACGTTCAGCTTCATCCCCCCGCACTAAGACAACTTCAAGGAGAGGCCGATCTCCTTCACCAAAGCCCCGTGGGCTCCAGAGGTCCCGTTCCCGTTCACGGAGGGAGAAAACCAGAACCACCCGACGTCGAGATAGGTCTGGATCTTCTCAGTCAACCTCTCGGAGAAGACAGCGGAGCCGGTCAAGGTCTCGGGTTACTCGTAGGCGGAGAGGAGGCTCTGGTTACCACTCAAGGTCTCCTGCCCGGCAAGAGAGTTCCCGAACCTCTTCTCGGCGCCGAAGAGGTCGCTCTCGAACACCTCCAACCAGTCGGAAGCGTTCCCGTTCACGCACATCACCAGCTCCGTGGAAACGTTCCAGGTCCCGGGCCTCTCCAGCCACTCACCGGCGATCCAGATCTAGAACACCCCTGGTCAGCCGACGTAGGTCCAGGTCTCGAACTTCACCAGTGAGTCGGAGACGATCAAGGTCTAGGACATCAGTGACTCGAAGAAGATCTCGCTCAAGAGCATCCCCAGTGAGTCGAAGGCGATCCAGGTCCAGAACACCACTGGTAACCCGCCGTCGTTCAAGGTCCAGAACACCAACTCGCCGACGTTCCCGTTCTAGAACTCCACCAGTGACTCGCAGAAGGTCCAGATCTAGGACTCCACTGGTAATAAGGAGGCGATCTCGAAGCAGAACCTCACCTATCACTCGCAGAAGATCAAGATCCAGAACATCCCCAGTTACCCGTAGGAGATCTCGATCTCGCACAACTCCGGTAACTCGAAGGAGATCTCGCTCTCGGACCTCTCCAGTGACACGCCGCCGATCTAGGTCTAGAACACCTCCAGCTATTCGGCGTCGCTCTAGGTCTCGAACCCCACTCTTGCCACGCAAACGTTCTCGAAGTCGCTCATCACTTGCTCTCCGCCGCCGTTCTAGATCTCGTACTCCTCGAACAACTCGGGGCAAAAGATCCTTAACAAGATCTCCTCCAGCCATCCGCAGGCGTTCTGTATCTGGGAGTAGTTCTGATCGTTCACGCTCTGCTACTCCTCCAGCAACAAGAAATCATTCTGGTTCTAGAACTCCTCCAGTGGCACTCAGTAGCTCCCGAATGAGTTGCTTTAGTCGTCCTAGCATGTCACCAACTCCTCTTGACCGCTGTAGATCACCTGGAATGCTTGAACCGCTTGGCAGCTCTAGAACACCCATGTCTGTCCTGCAGCAATCTGGTGGCTCTATGCTGGATGGTCCAGGTTCCCGAATTCCTGATCACCCTAGAACATCTGTGCCAGAAAATCATGCTCAGTCTAGAATTGCACTTGCCCTGACAGCCATCAGTCTTGGCACTGCTCGGCCTCCTCCGTCCATGTCTGCTGCAGGCCTTGCTGCGAGAATGTCCCAGGTTCCAGCTCCAGTGCCTCTCATGAGTCTCAGAACAGCCCCAGCTGCCAGCCTTGCCAGCAGGATTCCTGCAGCCTCTGCAGCAGCCATGAACCTGGCCAGTGCCAGGACACCTGCCATACCAACAGCAGTGAACCTGGCTGACTCAAGAACGCCAGCTGCAGCAGCAGCCATGAACTTGGCCAGTTCCAGAACAGCAGTGGCACCTTCCGCCGTGAACCTTGCTGACCCTCGTACCCCAACAGCCCCTGCTGTGAACCTAGCAGGAGCCAGAACCCCAGCGGCTTTGGCAGCTTTGAGTCTCACAGGCTCTGGCACACCCCCAAATGCTGCAAACTATCCTTCCAGCTCCAGAACACCCCAGGCTCCAGCCCCTGCTAACTTGGTGGGTCCTAGATCTGCACACGCCACAGCTCCTGTGAATATTGCTAGCTCAAGAACCCCGCCAACCTTGGCCCCTACAAACCTCaccagtgctagaatggctccagctttGTCTGGCGCAAACCTCACCAGCCCCAGGGTACCCCTTTCTGCCTATGAGCGCATTAGTGGCAGAACCTCACCACCGCTTCTTGACCGAGCTAGGTCCAGAACCCCACCAGGAGGCCCAGGCTCCAGAACCCCACCAGCTGCCCCTAGCCAGTCTAGAATGATCTCTGAGCGggctccctctcctgtctctaaaatggtCCAGGCTCCTCCTTCACAGTCTGTTCTCCCTCCAGCTCAGGATCGGCCTAGGTCCCCTGTGCCATCTGCTTTTTCTGACCAACCCCGATCTTTGCTTGCCCCAACTGCCCCTGTAGCAGGATCTCAGTCCCTCTCCTCTGGGTCAGTGGCAAAGACCACATCCTCTGTTGGTGACCACAACGGCATgctttctgtccctgtccctggggTGACCCACCCCGAGGGTGGGGAACCACCTGCCTCTACCGGGGCCCTGCAGCCAGCAAAGGAGCGGCGGAGttcttcctcctcatcctctagctcctcatcatcatcgtcatcttcatcgtcctcctcctcctcctcttctggctCCAGTTCTAGTGACTCGGAGGGCTCTAGCCTTCCCATTCAACCTGAGGTAGCACTGAAGAGGTAAGGGGTCTTGACTTTTAGAACTTCCAAGGGAAAGGTTATGGGAACGGGTTGGGGTAGGGAAGGGAAAGTCCTGTCCATAGGTTCTTGGCTCATTGAGAAGGTATGGGGACCTTGACCATTAAGCTGGGGGTAGAAGAGaatgttggggtgggggtgatggGGAGTGGAATGGGACAGAAGTCTCTAAAGGTTAATTATCTAGAGGATAATGATAAGTTTTCCATCTCTACAGAGGACAGAACTAGAGGAAATGGACTTAATTTTACAGCAGGAGGGATGGCAGTTAGACCTCAAGAGGAACTCCCTGGGCTGGAAGGATCTTCAGAGGTCATCccatccctctccctgcctccaggcaggatggcccctcccccagccagcgtgcgcacacacacagggGCCTACCCAAGCTGGCTCTCCAAGGAAGGAGACCACCCAACTTTGCTCCCACACCTGAGCCCAGGGGCTGTGTTCCTTTCCTCAGGGATATTCTTGAGGTTTAACCTTGATTCCTTGTGCTGCCAACTCCAGCTTATTGCTTATGTTAAGCAGAGGTTGGGTCAgcttggggccactgctctggaGAATGCACTCACTGGCCTCTGGCTTTGGCTGAGAGAGTTCCAGGACCTTTCTCAGGCATCCCTTCCCCCACTGCCCTTCAAGCCATGGAAGGTAGGATTAGGGCAGGGGCAGGTTGTCTCTTCGTGATACTATGCTCTTCCCACAGGGTCCCTagtcctcccccaaccccaaagGAGGCTGATCGAGAGGGACGACCTCAGGAGCCAACCCCAGCCAAGCGGAAGAGGCGAGCTAGCAGCTCCagttccagctcctcctcctcttcctcctcttcctcctcctcttcctcttcttcgtCGTCgtcttcatcttcttcttcctcctcttcctcctcctcctcttcctcttctacttcctccccttctcctgctAAGCCTGACCCTCAGGCCTTGCCCAAACCTGCAAGCCCCAAGAAGCCACCCCCTGGCGAGCGGAGGTGAGTGCTACCTTGCTTGAGATGGGGTGGGGTGTGACCCTGGGGTGTGAGATTCCCACTGGGGATCTCACTTGGACTCTGTGATGTCTGGTTGTATGGGGAGGAgtcaggctttcttctccctgcctACTCTGTTGTGCCCTGTTCTGACAGAGGGGCTGCACCGTTCATCTGGGTGTTTCAGCCAAAACTGGGGAGTTCTAggtttcttcctctccctgcccGAAATGCAGTCTAGTCGCTGGTGCCTGGTCGCAGGGAGTCTATAGCTTTTTAAGTCTCCCCATTGCTATTGCCAGGGCTCTGGTCTGGCCACCGTCATCTTCTCCTGACTCTGTCCACAgcctcttccctgtctccctgcctccacgCCATTCTCTTCCACACGTAGCCAGAGGGATCTTTCTAAAACGCACATCTGGTTACTTCCCTCCACTCCACAAATCCTTCTGGGACGCCCTGTGGCCTGCAGGATAAAGCCCCATCTCTGCGGGAATGGCGTGTGAGGCTCTCCACCAACTGGCCTTGCCTGCCCTGTGTTCTCCTCTCCTGCCCGCCCCCACACATGCCCTCTGCTCCAGCCATACCCAGCGCCTTGCAGTCTAAGGAGAACCCCATGCCTTTGgacatgctgttccttctgcctggaattcCCTTGTCCGCCTGGTGAACTCCTCGTTCTGCAAGACTCCGCTCAAACAGCACCTTCAAGAAGACTACCCTGCCCCTTCCCTTCACCTCCCTTCCCTGGGTCCCCAGATGTACCAATATTGGTCCCTGCGGGGTTGTTTCCCACACATGGGGCTGAGTGTGCCTCCCTTGGCCTTCCTTTATCACCAGACCAAGCCCTTCCAAGGGCAGGGACTCTTTTATCTTTGTGTCCTCCGCTGCCACCCCCCATGCCCTGCCCATTGGGGCACGCGGTGGATGGTGTGCGGGCGGATGGGTGAGTGAGCAGACAAAGGTGGGTCTGAGGCTGGCCCTGTGTGGTGCGAGGTTTGGTGGTCAAGACCTTGGGGAGGGTGGTCGTTGAATGCTGGCTGGTGGGTATGGAAGGGTGTGGCCCTATAGGGTTCTTCTCTGCTCCCTAGGTCCCGCAGTCCCCGGAAGCCAATAGACTCACTCCGGGATTCCCGGTCCCTGAGCTACTCGCCTGTTGAGCACCATCGCCCCTCGCCCCAGCCCTCACCACGGGACCAACAGAGGTAGGTCCATGGGTGTGTTCTTGACTCCTGCCAACAGCCAGCCCAGTTTGGCTACTGACTTCCAACAAAAAGTTTTGAGGCTCAAAGGCGCTAGTTGGTGTGTCTGTGGTCTGATATCTGTTCTGTATTGCAGCAGTAGTGAACTCGGTTCCCGGAGAGGCCAGCGTGGGGAGAGCCGCTCCCCAGGCCACAAGCACAGGAGGGAGACACCTAGCCCCCGCCCTGTGCGGCACCGCTCCTCTAGGTGCGTTGTCATAATTGGGGACTGGGCCTCCTCTATATGAAGTCTGGCTGGCTGGGACCTCTGCATTGATGAGTCTTCTCTGTTACAGGTCTCCATGAATGTTATTTGGGGAATCCCACCACACCCCAAGTTCTGGAGCCACAGGAAGTGCCCCTTTTCTCCCCAACAGAGCTGTGGGAGGGGTGCTTGTCTACCCCTCCCCTTTGGACCCTGGCAGCATTTTGAGGGGGAAGgttcccttcttttcctcctcccttttttcctttgttcctgTGAAATGTTAATCTGTGAGTTTCTTCTGGTTCACATGTTTTGggggggttggggtgggtggGAATAAGAATGGGAGTTGCTGGATGGGAGGATATAGTTCAGGACTCTGTTGAATCAGAAAGGGCCTGGGAGGCACTGTCCCCCCTTTACCCCTGAGTTTGGGGGGGCAGGTGATGGTTTGGGACTTGGGAACTTGTGTGAAGTGTTGTGGAAAGGGGCAGTTGTTGAAATTAGTTGGCCCTTACTGCCCCCCAGTGAGATTGTGGCCCCTTCCCCCCAACTTTTCTTCACGTTTCTTAAaggcattttggtttttttaaatctgtacaGCAAGAGCAACTTTTTctgtcaaataaaaatgagaaatgcaagaaCTGGGTGTAGAGACTTTATTTGGGGTAGAGCGGGGCAAGGAGAAGAGCTGCCCCTTCTATTGATTGCAACCCAGGAGCTTATATAAGCCCCACATAGAAACCACTCAAAAGCCACACACTGGTTCTGGCTTGTTCCGTTTTTGCTCTCTGCCTCTGAGAGCCATGCCTGGGGCCAGTGTGCTAGGgtagaaagtggggggggggggggggggcaaggactGAATGAACAAAGCCTTAAACCTTTTGTCCCCAGACTGGAGCAGACTGAGAAGACCGGCCTGAGGCTCTGAGTTCTGCCCAGTTCTCTGCCAGTGGCCTTTGAGgggcaggctgggctgggggtggacTGCTAGGCCCGGGAGAGCCTAGGGACCAGCAGCCTAGCAAGAGGAGAGGCTGAAGAGCCTTGCTGGGAAGGAACCCCATCCTGGTGAGGGTGATGCCTGGAGTCAGGAGAGGGTGTGCAGAAAGAGGCAGCAACCAGGCAGACACCCAAATCTTTTATTGGGGGGGTGGGGCACTGGGGGGAGGTGGGCCCCAGGCCCTCTCACTGCACTGCTTGTTCATTGGCACTGCTTCCTGAGTCCTGCGGCTTCATCACGTCAGGCAACTCCGGAGGGCTAGAGAAGGGCTCAACACGCAGGGCTTCAAATGCATCATCTGGAGAGGAGAATGGGGAAAGCTGGAGGTGACCTCCAAACACCCACCATCACCCTgacccccctccaccccactgccTGGATTCAGTAGGCCTACTGAAATGTCTCCTACATCTGGCCCTGCTGTCCTCCCTGAGCCTGGCCATTCTGGGGCCTTTTCTTCACCTTCTGCACCCAAATCCTGGTCCCTTCATATCCCCTCTTCCAAGTAATTTAAACGAAATCATACTATTCTATCCCCGCTTAAAACCTTTCAACAGCTTCTAACATACTGTGAATAAAATATCAAGTCCTTGAAATCATGACTCCAATCACTCTTCTGTTCCCACATCAAATTCTCtttgccccagggcctttgcacttgctggtcCTGAAACTGCCACAGTGATATTCAGGGTTAAACTCAAGCATCAACCACTCTGCATCTCAACACCCTGTGCATGgccttgagcaggggtccccaaactttttacacagggggccagttcactgtccctcagaccactggagggccggactataaaaaaactgaacaaatccctatgcacactgcacatatcttattttaaagtaaaaaaacaaaacaggaacaaatacaatatttaaaataaagaacaataaatttaaatcaacaaactgaccagtatttcaatgggaactatgcttctctcactgaccaccaatgaaagaggtgccccttccggaagtgcagtgggggccgcatgtggcccgcgggccgtagtttggagacccctggccttgagagtactttttttttttacagagacagaaagagtcagagagggatagacagggacagacagacaggaacaatgagagatgagaagcatcaatcagtttttcgttacgcattgcaacaccttagttgttcattgattcctttctcatatatgccttgaccatgggccttcagcagactaagtaacttcttgctcaagccagcaaccttgggtcctagctggtgacctccgggtcttgaacctgggtccttctgcatcccagtccgatgctctatccactgcgccaccgcctggtcaagctggccTTGAGAGTACTTAACTAGTGAAATGACCATCTTCTTTTGACCAGCGGCTTTCCCCACTAGACCAGTGGCTCCAGGAAGGCCTTCCCTGTGGTGTTCCTACCTTCACAGCACAGAGCAAACAAACTCCTTCACTTTTCTCCTGTACTTTCTTCCACCCAGGAGACTCTTTCTTCTACTTGCCTCAGGGTTCTCAATCTATCAGTCCCCGCCCCAAAGAAAGCTGGCAAATCTGGGTTGTCATAACTTGGGTGGTCTTCAAACAGCATCTAATGGGTGTTAAATGGttagagatgctgctaaacatcctgcaAAACATAGGACAACCCCACACAAAATCATCCAGTCCCAAATGTTACTAGTGCTGAAGTTATGACACCCAACCAGCTTAATAACCAATTCATTTTCAAAGCCACAAATCCACAGTTGACAATTCTTTCACATTCTTTGGAAATAAAATCTGGATGATGCCATTTAACATTTgagttgagccctggctggttggctcagcggtagagcgtcggcctggcgtgcaggagtcccgggttcgattcccggccagggcacacaggagatgcgcccatctgcttctccaccccttcctctctccttcctctctgtctctctcttcccctcctgaagccgaggctccattggagcaaagatggcccgggtgctggggatggctctgtggcctctgcctcaggcgctagaatggctctggatgcaacagagcgacgccccagaggggcagagagcagCCAAAATTCAGTCCATAACTACAATCCTACCATCTGCAAAACCGGTCTACCAACACCTTTCAAGAGTTGCTGCAAGCCTATAAGATGCCTAGCAGCACACCCCTTTATGAAGATAACTCCAGGCTGGGAGGGGTGGGATGTGAAGTTGCCTGTAAAGCCCGAGGACACAGCTCAGAATACCAAGCAGTTATTCCTTATGAAACTTAAAAGTGTGGCTAAAGCTGTAGAATCCCTTCCTCAGCTCTTGCAATTTTTTCTTATAGGaagacagaaaaattatttgtaactTTTACTCAAGTTTACCTACTGGCCATCCACACAGCCCCTGGGTCCACAGCTATATAAACACTTTATGacctgttttaaattttctgagacAAGAAAAA
Proteins encoded in this region:
- the SRRM2 gene encoding serine/arginine repetitive matrix protein 2 isoform X9, whose translation is MDLILQQEGWQLDLKRNSLGWKDLQRVPSPPPTPKEADREGRPQEPTPAKRKRRASSSSSSSSSSSSSSSSSSSSSSSSSSSSSSSSSSSSSSSTSSPSPAKPDPQALPKPASPKKPPPGERRSRSPRKPIDSLRDSRSLSYSPVEHHRPSPQPSPRDQQSSSELGSRRGQRGESRSPGHKHRRETPSPRPVRHRSSRSP
- the SRRM2 gene encoding serine/arginine repetitive matrix protein 2 isoform X2, which encodes MYNGIGLPTPRGSGTNGYVQRNLSLVRGRRGERPDYKGEEELRRLEAALVKRPNPDILDHERKRRVELRCLELEEMMEEQGYEEQQIQEKVATFRLMLLEKDVNPGGKEETPGQRPAVTETHQLAELNEKKNERLRAAFGISDSYVDGSSFDPQRRAREAKQPAPEPPKPYSLVRDSSSSRSPTPKQKKKKKKKDRGRSESSSPRRERKKSSKKKKHRSESESKKRKHRSPTPKSKRKSKDKKRKRSRSTTPVPKSRRAHHSTSADSASSSDTSRSRSRSAATKTHTTALTGQSLSPASGCRGEGDAPSREPDTTNTGHPSSPESSAKQPSNPCEDKDKEKSAGRPSPSPERSSTGPEPSAPTLLLAEQHGSSPQPLATTPLSQEPVNPPSEASPTRGRLPTKSPEKPPQSSSESCPPSPQPTKVSRHASSSPESPKPTPAPGSRRDISSSPVSKSHSRGRAKRDKSHSHTPRRVGRSRSPTTTKRGRSRSRTPTKRGHSRSRSPQWHRSRSVQRWGRSRSPQRRGRSRSPQRPGWSRSRNIQRRGRSRSARRGRSHSRSPATRGRSRSRTPARRGRSRSRTPARRRSRSRTLTRRRSRSRTPARRGRSRSRTPARRRSRTRSVRRRSRSRSPARRGGRSRSRTPARHVRSRSRTPARRGRSRSRTPARRGRSRSRTPARRARSRSRTPARRGRSHSRSVVRRGRSHSRTPQRRGRSGSSSERKNKSRTSQRSRSNSSSEMKKFRVSSRRSRSLSSPRSKAKSRLSLRRSLSGSSPCPKQKSRTPARRSRSGSSQSKAKSQTPRRSRSGSSPPNQKSKTPSRQSRSSSPQSKVKSGTPPRPGSVTSPQANEQSTTPQRQSFSETSPDPEMKSRTPLRLSCSESSPPRVKSSTPTRQSLSGSSSPQPKVKTITSPVQSHSGSSSPSSSRVTSKTPPRQSRSESPCSRVESRLLQRHSNSRSSSPDTKVKPGTPPRQSHSGSTSPCPQVKPQTSPGHNLPGSKSPCFQEKSKDSPVAQSCSGSFSLCPEVKSSTPPGESYFGSSSLQQEGQSYISLDPKSDASSPEMRQSHYESLFLQSKSQTPMGSQSRSSSPVTETAPRSPIAQERNKVLLSPGLKSGMSPEQNRFQCDSSFYPAMDCNSLLGQSRLEPSPEPVKKTSLLLQEDIDASSRLSDKVSSSPVQNRTESSPVLKETPRTPSNERDGDGSSPDTKDQSSDLAKPSQDEEFMEVVEESSSQVPSHLSPELKEMAGSNFESSPEIEERPAMSLTPDQSQLSQASLETEVPAVTSAWSGPHFSPEHKELSNSPPRENSYGSPLEFRNLGPVAEISTGFSPEVKEVLTVPVSNQLETDPSLDMKEQLVRSSRCSSSELSPDTMEKAGMSSSQSVSSPVLDTMRRTPSRERSSSASSELKDGLPRTPSRRSRSGSSPGLRDGSGSPSRHSLSGSSPGMKDIPRTPSRGRSECDSSPEPKALPKTPRPRSHSPSSPELNKCLTPQRERSGSESSIEQKTLARTPLGQRSRSASSQELDEKPSASPQERSESDSSDSKVKTRMPLRQRSHSGSSPEVESKSRPSPQLSRSGSSPEGKDKPRIASRAQSGSDSSPEPKASAPRALPRRSRSGSSSKGRGPSEGSSSSESSPEHPPKSRMARRSSRSSVEPKMKSRTPPRRRSSRSSEITRKTRLSRRSRSASSSPETRSRTPPRRRRSPSVSSPELPEKSRSSRRRRSASSPRTKTTSRRGRSPSPKPRGLQRSRSRSRREKTRTTRRRDRSGSSQSTSRRRQRSRSRSRVTRRRRGGSGYHSRSPARQESSRTSSRRRRGRSRTPPTSRKRSRSRTSPAPWKRSRSRASPATHRRSRSRTPLVSRRRSRSRTSPVSRRRSRSRTSVTRRRSRSRASPVSRRRSRSRTPLVTRRRSRSRTPTRRRSRSRTPPVTRRRSRSRTPLVIRRRSRSRTSPITRRRSRSRTSPVTRRRSRSRTTPVTRRRSRSRTSPVTRRRSRSRTPPAIRRRSRSRTPLLPRKRSRSRSSLALRRRSRSRTPRTTRGKRSLTRSPPAIRRRSVSGSSSDRSRSATPPATRNHSGSRTPPVALSSSRMSCFSRPSMSPTPLDRCRSPGMLEPLGSSRTPMSVLQQSGGSMLDGPGSRIPDHPRTSVPENHAQSRIALALTAISLGTARPPPSMSAAGLAARMSQVPAPVPLMSLRTAPAASLASRIPAASAAAMNLASARTPAIPTAVNLADSRTPAAAAAMNLASSRTAVAPSAVNLADPRTPTAPAVNLAGARTPAALAALSLTGSGTPPNAANYPSSSRTPQAPAPANLVGPRSAHATAPVNIASSRTPPTLAPTNLTSARMAPALSGANLTSPRVPLSAYERISGRTSPPLLDRARSRTPPGGPGSRTPPAAPSQSRMISERAPSPVSKMVQAPPSQSVLPPAQDRPRSPVPSAFSDQPRSLLAPTAPVAGSQSLSSGSVAKTTSSVGDHNGMLSVPVPGVTHPEGGEPPASTGALQPAKERRSSSSSSSSSSSSSSSSSSSSSSSSGSSSSDSEGSSLPIQPEVALKRVPSPPPTPKEADREGRPQEPTPAKRKRRASSSSSSSSSSSSSSSSSSSSSSSSSSSSSSSSSSSSSSSTSSPSPAKPDPQALPKPASPKKPPPGERRSRSPRKPIDSLRDSRSLSYSPVEHHRPSPQPSPRDQQSSSELGSRRGQRGESRSPGHKHRRETPSPRPVRHRSSRSP